From Mycteria americana isolate JAX WOST 10 ecotype Jacksonville Zoo and Gardens chromosome 4, USCA_MyAme_1.0, whole genome shotgun sequence, one genomic window encodes:
- the RWDD4 gene encoding RWD domain-containing protein 4 isoform X1: protein MAANEDQEMELEALRSIYEGDLCFRELSPVSFQYRIGESGDPKAFLIEVSWPETYPQTAPVISMDAFFNNTISSAIKQSILDKLMVEVEANLGTAMTYTLFEYAKDNKELFMENQPVNTVTSVSNSIAIGTPDVPASKKKDKKEQLSKTQKRKLADKTDNKGELPRGWNWVDVIKHVSIFKLSFFNVKKICKK from the exons ATGGCGGCCAACGAGGACCAGGAG ATGGAGCTGGAAGCGCTGCGCTCTATCTACGAGGGAGATCTGTGCTTCAGGGAGCTGAGCCCGGTTTCCTTCCAGTACAGG ataGGCGAAAGTGGAGATCCCAAAGCCTTTCTAATAGAAGTTTCTTGGCCGGAAACATATCCACAAACAGCACCAGTCATATCAATGGATGCTTTCTTCAACAACACAAT ATCTTCAGCTATTAAACAAAGTATATTGGATAAGTTAATGGTAGAAGTTGAAGCGAATCTTGGGACTGCTATGACATACACACTTTTTGAATATGCCAAAGATAATAAAGAGTTGTTCATGGAAAATCAGCCTGTTAACACTGTG ACTTCAGTAAGCAATAGTATTGCAATTGGAACTCCTGATGTGCCAGCaagtaagaaaaaagataaaaaggagcAGTTGTCCAAAACTCAGAAACGAAAACTAGCCGATAAAACAG ATAACAAAGGGGAGCTTCCACGAGGATGGAACTGGGTGGACGTAATTAAG CATGTAAGTATTTTCAAGTTATCTTTTTTTAACGTTAAAAAGATTTGCAAGAAATAG
- the RWDD4 gene encoding RWD domain-containing protein 4 isoform X2, with protein sequence MAANEDQEMELEALRSIYEGDLCFRELSPVSFQYRIGESGDPKAFLIEVSWPETYPQTAPVISMDAFFNNTISSAIKQSILDKLMVEVEANLGTAMTYTLFEYAKDNKELFMENQPVNTVTSVSNSIAIGTPDVPASKKKDKKEQLSKTQKRKLADKTDNKGELPRGWNWVDVIKKTNLIFFLAFLPNFVWI encoded by the exons ATGGCGGCCAACGAGGACCAGGAG ATGGAGCTGGAAGCGCTGCGCTCTATCTACGAGGGAGATCTGTGCTTCAGGGAGCTGAGCCCGGTTTCCTTCCAGTACAGG ataGGCGAAAGTGGAGATCCCAAAGCCTTTCTAATAGAAGTTTCTTGGCCGGAAACATATCCACAAACAGCACCAGTCATATCAATGGATGCTTTCTTCAACAACACAAT ATCTTCAGCTATTAAACAAAGTATATTGGATAAGTTAATGGTAGAAGTTGAAGCGAATCTTGGGACTGCTATGACATACACACTTTTTGAATATGCCAAAGATAATAAAGAGTTGTTCATGGAAAATCAGCCTGTTAACACTGTG ACTTCAGTAAGCAATAGTATTGCAATTGGAACTCCTGATGTGCCAGCaagtaagaaaaaagataaaaaggagcAGTTGTCCAAAACTCAGAAACGAAAACTAGCCGATAAAACAG ATAACAAAGGGGAGCTTCCACGAGGATGGAACTGGGTGGACGTAATTAAG AAAactaatctgattttttttcttgcttttcttcctaactTTGTTTGGATTTGA